The following proteins are co-located in the Lagenorhynchus albirostris chromosome 2, mLagAlb1.1, whole genome shotgun sequence genome:
- the RBBP5 gene encoding retinoblastoma-binding protein 5 isoform X3 yields the protein MNLELLESFGQNYPEEADGTLDCISMALTCTFNSWSRDGHKLVSASTDNIVSQWDVLSGDCDQRFRFPSPILKVQYHPRDQNKVLVCPMKSAPVMLTLSDSKHVVLPVDDDSDLNVVASFDRRGEYIYTGNAKGKILVLKTDSQDLVASFRVTTGTSNTTAIKSIEFARKGSCFLINTADRIIRVYDGREILTCGRDGEPEPMQKLQDLVNRTPWKKCCFSGDGEYIVAGSARQHALYIWEKSIGNLVKILHGTRGELLLDVAWHPVRPIIASISSGVVSIWAQNQVENWSAFAPDFKELDENVEYEERESEFDIEDEDKSEPEQTGADAAEDEEVDVTSVDPIAAFCSSDEELEDSKALLYLPIAPEVEDPEENPYGPPPDAVQTSLMDEGASSEKKRQSSTDGSQPPKKKPKTTNIELQGVPNDEVHPLLGVKGDGKSKKKQAGRPKGSKGKEKDSPFKPKLYKGDRGLPLEGSAKGKVQAELSQPLTAGGAISELL from the exons CTGGAGTCGAGATGGTCATAAGCTCGTGAGTGCTTCCACTGATAACATAGTGTCACAGTGGGATGTCCTTTCAGGCGACTGCGACCAGAGGTTTCGATTCCCTTCACCCATCTTAAAAGTCCAGTATCATCCGCGAGATCA gAACAAGGTTCTCGTGTGTCCCATGAAATCTGCTCCTGTCATGTTGACCCTTTCAGATTCCAAACATGTTGTTCTGCCCGTAGACGATGACTCCGATTTGAACGTGGTTGCATCTTTTGATAGGCGAGGAGAATATATCTATACAGGAAATGCAAAAGGCAAG ATCTTGGTCCTAAAAACAGATTCTCAGGATCTTGTTGCTTCCTTCAGAGTAACAACTGGAACAAGCAATACCACAGCCATTAAGTCAATAGAGTTTGCTCGGAAGGGCAG TTGCTTTTTAATTAACACAGCAGATCGAATAATTAGAGTTTATGATGGCAGAGAAATCTTAACCTGTGGAAGAGATGGAGAGCCTGAACCCATGCAGAAACTGCAGGACTTGGTGAATAG GACCCCATGGAAGAAATGTTGTTTCTCTGGGGATGGGGAATACATAGTCGCAGGGTCAGCCCGGCAGCATGCCCTGTACATCTGGGAGAAGAGTATTGGTAACCTGGTGAAGATTCTCCATGGGACAAGAGGAGAACTCCTCTTGGATGTAGCT TGGCATCCTGTTCGACCCATCATAGCATCCATTTCTAGTGGAGTTGTATCTATCTGGGCACAAAATCAAGTA GAAAATTGGAGTGCATTTGCGCCAGACTTCAAAGAATTGGATGAAAATGTAGAATATGAAGAAAGGGAATCAGAGTTTGATATTGAAGATGAAGATAAGAGTGAGCCTGAACAGACAG GGGCTGATGCTGCAGAGGATGAGGAAGTGGATGTCACCAGTGTGGACCCTATTGCCGCCTTCTGTAGCAG TGATGAAGAGCTGGAAGATTCAAAGGCTCTATTATATTTACCCATTGCCCCTGAGGTAGAAGACCCAGAAGAAAATCCTTATGGCCCCCCACCGGATGCAGTCCAAACCTCCTTGATGGACGAAGGGGCTAGTTCAGAGAAGAAGAGGCAGTCTTCAACAGATGGGTCCCAGCCACCTaagaagaaacccaaaacaaccaATATTGAACTGCAAGGAGTACCAAATGATG AAGTCCATCCACTACTGGGTGTGAAGGGGGATGGCAAATCCAAGAAGAAGCAAGCAGGCCGGCCTAAAGGAtcaaaaggtaaagagaaagaTTCTCCATTTAAACCGAAACTCTACAAAGGGGACAGAGGTTTACCTCTGGAAGGATCAGCGAAGGGTAAAGTGCAGGCGGAGCTCAGCCAGCCCTTGACAG
- the RBBP5 gene encoding retinoblastoma-binding protein 5 isoform X6: MKSAPVMLTLSDSKHVVLPVDDDSDLNVVASFDRRGEYIYTGNAKGKILVLKTDSQDLVASFRVTTGTSNTTAIKSIEFARKGSCFLINTADRIIRVYDGREILTCGRDGEPEPMQKLQDLVNRTPWKKCCFSGDGEYIVAGSARQHALYIWEKSIGNLVKILHGTRGELLLDVAWHPVRPIIASISSGVVSIWAQNQVENWSAFAPDFKELDENVEYEERESEFDIEDEDKSEPEQTGADAAEDEEVDVTSVDPIAAFCSSDEELEDSKALLYLPIAPEVEDPEENPYGPPPDAVQTSLMDEGASSEKKRQSSTDGSQPPKKKPKTTNIELQGVPNDEVHPLLGVKGDGKSKKKQAGRPKGSKGKEKDSPFKPKLYKGDRGLPLEGSAKGKVQAELSQPLTAGGAISELL, from the exons ATGAAATCTGCTCCTGTCATGTTGACCCTTTCAGATTCCAAACATGTTGTTCTGCCCGTAGACGATGACTCCGATTTGAACGTGGTTGCATCTTTTGATAGGCGAGGAGAATATATCTATACAGGAAATGCAAAAGGCAAG ATCTTGGTCCTAAAAACAGATTCTCAGGATCTTGTTGCTTCCTTCAGAGTAACAACTGGAACAAGCAATACCACAGCCATTAAGTCAATAGAGTTTGCTCGGAAGGGCAG TTGCTTTTTAATTAACACAGCAGATCGAATAATTAGAGTTTATGATGGCAGAGAAATCTTAACCTGTGGAAGAGATGGAGAGCCTGAACCCATGCAGAAACTGCAGGACTTGGTGAATAG GACCCCATGGAAGAAATGTTGTTTCTCTGGGGATGGGGAATACATAGTCGCAGGGTCAGCCCGGCAGCATGCCCTGTACATCTGGGAGAAGAGTATTGGTAACCTGGTGAAGATTCTCCATGGGACAAGAGGAGAACTCCTCTTGGATGTAGCT TGGCATCCTGTTCGACCCATCATAGCATCCATTTCTAGTGGAGTTGTATCTATCTGGGCACAAAATCAAGTA GAAAATTGGAGTGCATTTGCGCCAGACTTCAAAGAATTGGATGAAAATGTAGAATATGAAGAAAGGGAATCAGAGTTTGATATTGAAGATGAAGATAAGAGTGAGCCTGAACAGACAG GGGCTGATGCTGCAGAGGATGAGGAAGTGGATGTCACCAGTGTGGACCCTATTGCCGCCTTCTGTAGCAG TGATGAAGAGCTGGAAGATTCAAAGGCTCTATTATATTTACCCATTGCCCCTGAGGTAGAAGACCCAGAAGAAAATCCTTATGGCCCCCCACCGGATGCAGTCCAAACCTCCTTGATGGACGAAGGGGCTAGTTCAGAGAAGAAGAGGCAGTCTTCAACAGATGGGTCCCAGCCACCTaagaagaaacccaaaacaaccaATATTGAACTGCAAGGAGTACCAAATGATG AAGTCCATCCACTACTGGGTGTGAAGGGGGATGGCAAATCCAAGAAGAAGCAAGCAGGCCGGCCTAAAGGAtcaaaaggtaaagagaaagaTTCTCCATTTAAACCGAAACTCTACAAAGGGGACAGAGGTTTACCTCTGGAAGGATCAGCGAAGGGTAAAGTGCAGGCGGAGCTCAGCCAGCCCTTGACAG